In one window of Gossypium hirsutum isolate 1008001.06 chromosome A01, Gossypium_hirsutum_v2.1, whole genome shotgun sequence DNA:
- the LOC107917251 gene encoding TMV resistance protein N has protein sequence MGKRAWFGLGSRIIITTRDEHLLQIYGVDDVYNPTKLNAKEALRLFSLKAFKSETPAKEFFELSVSDEAQWRSATERLKKESNKEILDRLQISFDGLEQSEKAIFLDIACFFKGEDKDMVTKILDGCDFFPDIGIDILVKKSLITINEDNKLSMHDLLQEMGRKIVYQESPNEPGERSRLWEENDTYNATEAVQGIVLDYTGEQNKTWTLSADAFLKMKRLRLLRFLNAPNSRDIKYLSNELRLLEWHGYPFKSFPSSFQPEKLVALLLPYSFIKKLWKPDMPLHKLKLVDLKCSRNLVKTPDFRMVPNLESLVLEGTGIADFHPSIRFLRRLKLLNLRNCKSLRSFPSKIGKESLETLILSGCSNIKWIPEVVGEMECLKKLHLDGTGINELPSSIGHLRSLVLLNLKDCCKLENLPSSIGGCEFLTTLVLSGCSKLENLPENLQQIKSLEKLDLSGTATTTPPSFIFHMKNLKFLSFRGSKGPPPRVRAYWPFISSATKSPSWNCTTLRLPAILSGLSTLKELNLSDCNLHEGAIPNDICSLSSLEILRLSDNNFTTLPATLSRLSKLTRLFLTDCKRLKSLPELPAAGLDLWIDGCASLEVVAQSTTACPSRLSGYICAFNCFKLAEGNNAVTMLKTRLKTVANARTKYYDIFIPGSEIPVWFSSQTDVSSKSIIKMQLPPNFLNDTQFLGFAFCCLFFSDFNNKPWRGEHISYRTVIHGRNYSRQVESSFCHLKGNSTRVTEDHLWIHYLPCAKINLSSLVELATPLQIEVVVNIFGINSVVKKCGARIVHEKDLEEMDHTINEHSEPTSSKFDDIHSNDGSNENNIGAPVKRKWLNAKAGDQQGKITLFCASCQSDIVNHRLLS, from the exons ATGG GCAAGCGAGCTTGGTTTGGTTTAGGAAGCAGGATCATCATAACAACAAGAGACGAGCATTTGCTGCAAATCTACGGAGTTGATGATGTGTATAATCCGACGAAATTGAATGCCAAGGAAGCACTTCGCCTTTTCAGTTTGAAAGCTTTCAAAAGTGAAACACCTGCAAAAGAATTTTTTGAGCTTTCtgt ATCAGATGAAGCTCAATGGAGAAGTGCTACCGAAAGACTTAAAAAGGAGTCCAACAAAGAAATTCTAGACAGGCTTCAAATAAGCTTTGATGGGTTAGAACAGTCAGAGAAagctatatttttagatattgcATGCTTCTTCAAAGGAGAAGACAAAGATATGGTAACCAAAATTCTCGATGGTTGTGACTTTTTTCCGGATATTGGAATAGATATTCTCGTTAAAAAATCTCTTATAACAATTAATGAAGACAACAAATTATCGATGCATGACTTGTTACAAGAGATGGGAAGGAAAATTGTTTACCAAGAATCTCCTAATGAACCAGGAGAACGTAGTAGATTATGGGAAGAAAATGATACCTATAAT GCTACGGAAGCTGTTCAAGGTATAGTCTTGGATTACACAGG GGAACAAAATAAGACCTGGACTTTGAGTGCTGATGCCTTCTTGAAGATGAAAAGGTTAAGATTGCTCAGATTCTTGAATGCCCCAAATTCTCGTGATATTAAGTATCTCAGCAACGAGTTAAGACTTTTGGAGTGGCATGGGTATCCTTTCAAATCCTTCCCTTCAAGCTTCCAACCAGAAAAGCTTGTTGCACTTCTTCTGCCTTATAGCTTCATTAAAAAATTATGGAAGCCAGACATG CCTTTGCATAAGTTAAAATTGGTCGACCTCAAATGCTCTAGAAATCTTGTGAAAACACCAGATTTCAGAATGGTCCCAAACCTTGAAAGTTTGGTTTTGGAAGGTACTGGAATAGCAGATTTTCATCCAAGCATCAGGTTTCTAAGGAGGCTTAAGCTTTTGAATTTAAGAAACTGCAAAAGCCTTAGGAGTTTCCCTTCCAAAATTGGAAAGGAATCTCTTGAAACATTAATTCTTTCAGGTTGTTCAAATATAAAATGGATTCCAGAGGTTGTGGGAGAAATGGAGTGTTTGAAAAAGCTTCATTTAGATGGGACTGGTATTAACGAACTTCCCTCTTCAATTGGACATCTCAGGAGTCTTGTGTTGTTAAATCTGAAAGATTGTTGTAAGCTTGAGAATCTCCCAAGCAGCATAGGTGGTTGTGAATTCCTCACAACTCTTGTTCTCTCTGGTTGTTCCAAGCTAGAAAATTTGCCAGAGAATTTGCAGCAAATAAAATCTTTGGAGAAGCTTGACTTGAGCGGAACTGCCACAACAACACCACCGTCCTTCATTTTTCATATGAAAAATCTGAAGTTTTTGTCCTTTCGAGGAAGCAAGGGACCACCACCTAGAGTACGAGCATATTGGCCTTTTATTTCGAGCGCAACAAAAAGTCCTAGTTGGAACTGTACGACTTTGAGGCTACCTGCAATTTTGTCAGGTTTGAGTACTTTAAAAGAGCTGAATTTAAGTGATTGCAACCTTCATGAGGGGGCTATTCCTAATGATATTTGCAGCTTATCCTCGTTGGAAATTCTACGTCTTAGTGATAACAATTTCACCACCCTACCTGCAACTCTTAGTCGACTTTCCAAGCTTACTCGTCTATTTCTGACTGATTGCAAAAGGCTTAAGTCATTGCCTGAGCTTCCAGCAGCCGGCTTAGATTTATGGATAGATGGTTGTGCTTCATTGGAAGTAGTTGCACAGTCAACAACAGCTTGCCCTTCAAGGCTTAGTGGATATATTTGTGCTTTTAACTGCTTCAAATTGGCAGAGGGTAACAATGCAGTAACAATGCTGAAGACACGTCTGAAG ACAGTTGCAAATGCAAGAACAAAATATTATGACATTTTCATACCAGGAAGTGAAATCCCAGTATGGTTTAGCAGTCAAACGGATGTCtcttcaaaatctataataaaGATGCAATTGCCTCCCAATTTTCTGAATGATACACAGTTCTTAGGATTTGCTTTCTGCTGTCTTTTCTTCTCTGACTTCAATAATAAACCTTGGAGGGGGGAGCATATTTCCTACAGAACTGTTATCCATGGTAGAAATTACTCCCGACAAGTTGAAAGTTCTTTCTGTCATTTAAAGGGGAACTCTACAAGGGTGACCGAGGATCACCTTTGGATACATTATTTGCCTTGTGCCAAAATAAATTTGTCTTCCTTGGTGGAATTAGCTACTCCACTTCAAATAGAGGTTGTAGTAAACATCTTTGGCATCAATTCCGTGGTGAAGAAATGTGGAGCTCGAATAGTGCATGAGAAAGATTTGGAAGAGATGGATCATACCATAAATGAGCATAGTGAGCCaacttcttcaaaatttgatGATATCCATTCAAACGATGGATCAAACGAGAATAATATCGGCGCGCCCGTCAAAAGAAAATG GTTGAATGCGAAAGCAGGTGATCAGCAGGGGAAAATTACTCTATTTTGTGCATCTTGTCAATCAGATATTGTAAACCATCGACTACTCTCCTAG